The Pyxidicoccus sp. MSG2 DNA segment ACTCCCGTTCGTTCTGTTAACTGGAGGATGAAGCGCGGCCAGGGTGGCACTGACCCACCCGGAAATTCCATGTAGGGACCGGCGAGGCGGGGAAGCGCTCGGTGGCCTGTGCGGAGAGGAAGCAGCACGCGCACGAGTGGCGTGATCCGCGATCGCGGACCCGCACGCGCACGAGCCAACTACTGCGTGAAGCTCACTTGCCGGTGAGCACTTCGGCGCGCGGCTTGCCTTCCGCCGACGCGGGCATGCCCATCTCCATCAGCGCCGCCAGCGTGGGCGCCACGTCGATGGGGTCCATCTCTTCCATGTACACGCCCGGCTTGATGCCCTTGCCCGCGAACACCACGGGCACCTGCGAGTCGTACGCGTACGGCGTGCCGTGGCTCGTCCCCTCCGGGTCCGCATAGAGCAGGGTGAAGGGCTTGAGCATGTACAGCACGTCCCCGCCGCGCTCCGGGTAGTAGCCCTTGCGCAGCGGCGCGAGATGGCCCCCCACGTCCGGCGCGGTGAACAGGTCGTCCCGTGCCACCGCCGCCACCACCGCCGGCTGCTTCGCCAGCCACGTCGCCGCCGCGCGCCGCACCGCCGCGCCGTCCGTCTTGCCTCCCTCCAGCGACTTGCCGGAGAGGTACACGTCCAGTTCCTCGATCGTGGCCGTCACGTCGCCGCCGAACTGCTTGCGCAGCTCCTGCGTCAGCGCCTGGGCCAGCGTCGTCGGGTTGATTCGCTGCGCCGGCAGCCCCTGCGCCGCCCACTGCTCCGGCGGCGCCGCGCCGCCATGGTCCGCCGCCAGCGCGATGACCAGGTTGGCCCGGCCTCCCGCCGCGCGCTCGGCCGCGGCGATGAGGTCTCCCAGCGCCTTGTCCAGCCGCAGCACCGAGTCCTGCATCTCCCACGAGTACGGACCGAACTCGTGGAACACCAGGTCCGTCCCGCTGACGCTCACCGCGAGCAGGTCCGGCACTTCGTCCTTGCCCAGCCCCTCGCCGACAATCGCCGCCTTCGCCGCCTCCACCAGCACGTCATGGGCGTCGGGAGACACGCCGAACGCCCGGTAGAACGTCAACCCCGGCGACGGGAGCCCCCCGTCGAGCGGGTGCGGGAAGGTGCGGCCCAGGCCGTACGCATTCACCTCGTAGGGGCGGTCGTCCTCGCCCACGTACTCCGTGCGCGGACGCGACAGCTCCCACTTCTTCCCGAAGAAGGACTCCGGCAGCTTCCGCGCGTTCAGCTCCTTCACCCACGCGGGGAACTCCTTCGTGTACCAGGTGCCCGTGACGAACTTTCCCACGCCGTCGTCGAACCACCACGCCTGGCCCAGGCGCCCGGCCAGGGCGATGGCCGCGCGGGACTTGAGCGACACCGCCACCGCCTTGCCGCGCTCCTGCGTCGCCACCCGGAGCCTGTCCGCCAGCGTCTCCACCATGAGGTTCGCCGGGCTGGCGTCCTGCTCCGGCGCCAGCGGCACCTCCAGCACCGGGTGCGCCGGGTCCACGAAGGAGTTCACCGGCTTGCCCGTGGCGCGATCCACCCAGCGGTTGTCGACGATGCCGTGACGCCATGGGTTGGCGCCCGTGGAGAGGGTGGTGTGGCCCGGCGCGGTGCGGCACTCCGCGTAGCCGTAGCGCGCGTACGGGTAGAAGGCACCCGCGTTGAGCAGCTGTCCCAGGCCTCCCTGGAGCCGGGGCCGGTTGCGCAGCAGCACGTCGCTACCGAGCGCATCCACGGTGATGAACAGCGTGAGCCGCGGCGCACGGGCCGAGGCGGGCAGGGCGGCCAGGGCCGTCATCAACAGGAGTGCTCGAATCATACGTATTAGAAGCTGCCCTGGTGCGGTGGTGGGAAGCAACCAACATCCCGCGCGACTGCTTGGACGCCGAACACCGCCCTGTTACG contains these protein-coding regions:
- a CDS encoding alkaline phosphatase family protein, whose translation is MIRALLLMTALAALPASARAPRLTLFITVDALGSDVLLRNRPRLQGGLGQLLNAGAFYPYARYGYAECRTAPGHTTLSTGANPWRHGIVDNRWVDRATGKPVNSFVDPAHPVLEVPLAPEQDASPANLMVETLADRLRVATQERGKAVAVSLKSRAAIALAGRLGQAWWFDDGVGKFVTGTWYTKEFPAWVKELNARKLPESFFGKKWELSRPRTEYVGEDDRPYEVNAYGLGRTFPHPLDGGLPSPGLTFYRAFGVSPDAHDVLVEAAKAAIVGEGLGKDEVPDLLAVSVSGTDLVFHEFGPYSWEMQDSVLRLDKALGDLIAAAERAAGGRANLVIALAADHGGAAPPEQWAAQGLPAQRINPTTLAQALTQELRKQFGGDVTATIEELDVYLSGKSLEGGKTDGAAVRRAAATWLAKQPAVVAAVARDDLFTAPDVGGHLAPLRKGYYPERGGDVLYMLKPFTLLYADPEGTSHGTPYAYDSQVPVVFAGKGIKPGVYMEEMDPIDVAPTLAALMEMGMPASAEGKPRAEVLTGK